A single window of Methanosarcinales archaeon DNA harbors:
- a CDS encoding DUF1016 domain-containing protein has product MRCLRKWCEAHSRNRRGHRGTQRVLNLKTISFNQERQNKDESLRFINTEILGNERAEYGKEIVSALSRQLIAEYRKGFARSNIFYMIRFAEVYPDEKIVHALSGQLSWTHFREIIHIKDNLKRDFYAEMCRVERWSTRTMRAKIQGMLYERTAISKKPAQLARQELETLRDEDRMTPDLVFRDPYLLDFLGLADTYSERDLESAILVELERFLLELGTDFSFIARQKRISIDNEDYYIDLLFYHRGMHCLVAIELKLGIFQAADKGQMELYLRWLDKYEKREGEGMPLGLILCAEKSYEHVELLRLEESGIHIAEYLTELPPIHVLEAKLHEAIRMAREQIAAREVPRLEGAK; this is encoded by the coding sequence CTGAGATGCTTGAGGAAATGGTGTGAAGCTCATAGTAGAAACCGCAGAGGACACAGAGGAACGCAGAGGGTGTTAAATTTGAAAACTATAAGTTTTAATCAGGAGAGACAAAATAAAGACGAATCTCTGCGTTTTATTAATACTGAAATCCTCGGGAATGAGCGTGCTGAGTATGGTAAAGAAATTGTCTCCGCACTATCGAGACAATTGATTGCAGAGTATAGAAAAGGCTTTGCTCGTTCAAATATTTTCTACATGATTCGTTTTGCTGAGGTTTATCCTGATGAGAAGATTGTCCACGCACTGAGTGGACAATTGAGCTGGACCCATTTTCGGGAGATCATCCACATCAAAGATAATCTCAAGCGGGATTTCTATGCCGAAATGTGCCGTGTTGAGCGATGGAGCACCCGTACCATGCGTGCCAAAATACAGGGGATGTTGTATGAACGTACCGCTATATCTAAAAAGCCTGCACAGCTTGCCAGACAGGAACTTGAAACACTTAGGGATGAAGATCGTATGACCCCTGATCTGGTTTTCCGTGACCCTTATCTTCTTGATTTTCTGGGTCTTGCTGATACCTACAGCGAACGGGATCTGGAATCAGCTATCCTTGTGGAACTTGAACGGTTTTTGCTGGAACTTGGCACAGATTTCAGTTTTATAGCTCGCCAGAAGCGGATTAGTATTGATAATGAGGACTACTATATTGACCTGCTTTTTTACCATCGCGGGATGCACTGCCTGGTCGCTATTGAACTTAAGCTGGGAATATTTCAGGCAGCAGATAAAGGTCAGATGGAGCTTTACCTGCGCTGGCTTGATAAATACGAGAAACGCGAGGGTGAAGGTATGCCGCTGGGACTTATATTATGTGCGGAAAAGTCTTATGAGCATGTGGAACTTCTGCGGCTGGAAGAGAGTGGGATACACATTGCCGAATACCTGACTGAGCTGCCGCCGATACATGTGCTTGAGGCAAAGCTGCATGAAGCGATTCGTATGGCTCGGGAACAGATAGCAGCCCGCGAGGTTCCAAGACTGGAGGGAGCGAAATGA